One window of the Micromonas commoda chromosome 9, complete sequence genome contains the following:
- a CDS encoding predicted protein: MGDLGGGLAIREKAIALVKDAVDKDKSADYPAAFKLYMSALDHFTIYLKYEKNPMMQQTVKAKFMEYLERAEELKKLIDSDAATSRANPVNSPDSALRAKPGGKNGANGKGDDDGESAKMKSQLGGAIVTEKPDVKWDDVAGLEQAKAALKEAVIMPVKFPQFFTGKRKAWSGFLLYGPPGTGKSYLAKAVATEADSTFFSISSSDLVSKWMGESEKLVNNLFTLARERAPSIIFIDEIDALCGARGEGGESEASRRIKTEILVQMQGVGASDSGRVLVLAATNTPYQLDQAVRRRFDKRIYIPLPDDAARAHMFKVHLGDTPHDLVQADFDQLGAQAEGFSGSDIDHVVKDVLYEPVRKTQEATHFKTVPQPDGTEHYVPCSPGDPAAWPCTLETLADKGYASQVHPPKITKNDFVKVLLKARPTVAKADLEVHERFTAEFGEEG; this comes from the coding sequence GCGGTGGATAAGGACAAGTCCGCGGATTatcccgccgcgttcaagcTGTACATGAGCGCCCTGGACCACTTCACCATCTACCTCAAGTACGAGAAGAACCCGATGATGCAGCAGACGGTCAAGGCTAAGTTCATGGAGTacctggagcgcgcggaggagctcaagaagctcatcgacagcgacgccgcgacgtcgcgggcgaacCCGGTGAATTCCCCGGACAGCGCGTTGCGCGCCAAACCCGGCGGCAAgaacggcgcgaacggcaagggagacgacgacggtgagaGCGCCAAGATGAAGTCTCAGCTCGGGGGTGCCATCGTGACGGAGAAACCAGACGTGAAgtgggacgacgtcgcgggcttggagcaggccaaggcggcgctgaaggagGCGGTGATCATGCCGGTCAAGTTCCCTCAGTTCTTCACGGGCAAGCGAAAGGCGTGGAGCGGGTTCCTGCTGTACggtccgccggggacgggcaAGTCGTACCTGGCCAAGGCTgtggcgacggaggcggatTCCACTTTTTTCTCAATCAGCTCGTCGGATCTGGTGAGCAAGTGGATGGGCGAGAGCGAGAAGCTGGTGAACAACCTGTTCACGCTGGCGAGGGAACGCGCGCCTTCGATTATCTtcatcgacgagatcgacgccctctgcggcgcgcgcggcgagggtggcgagaGCGAGGCGTCCAGGCGCATCAAGACGGAGATCCTCGTTCAGATGCAgggcgtgggcgcgagcgacagcGGCCGCGTGCTGGTGCTGGCCGCGACGAACACGCCGTACCAGCTGGACCAGGCGGTCCGACGCAGGTTCGACAAGCGCATCTACATCCcgctccccgacgacgccgccaggGCTCACATGTTCAAGGTGCACCTGGGCGACACGCCGCACGATTTGGTCCAGGCGGATTTCGACCAGCTGggcgcgcaggcggaggGGTTCAGCGGGAGCGACATCGACCACGTCGTCAAGGACGTGCTGTACGAACCCGTGCGTAAGACGCAGGAGGCGACGCACTTCAAGACGGTGCCCCAgcccgacggcaccgagcATTACGTGCCGTGCTCACCCGGTGATCCGGCGGCGTGGCCGTGCACGCTCGAGACGCTCGCCGATAAAGGGTACGCGTCGCAGGTGCACCCGCCGAAGATCACGAAGAACGATTTCGTGAAAGTGCTGCTCAAGGCGAGGCCGACGGTGGCGAAGGCGGACCTGGAGGTGCACGAGAGGTTCACGGCGGAGTTTGGCGAGGAGGGGTGA